The following are encoded in a window of Flavobacterium psychrotrophum genomic DNA:
- the gyrB gene encoding DNA topoisomerase (ATP-hydrolyzing) subunit B, whose product MSEEAKKNNYSADSIQALEGMEHVRMRPSMYIGDVGTRGLHHLVYEVVDNSIDEALAGHCDTISVAINEDNSVTVEDNGRGIPVDMHKKEGVSALEVVMTKIGAGGKFDKDSYKVSGGLHGVGVSVVNALSDNLRATVFREGKVYEQEYEKGKAMYPVKQVGESDKRGTTVTFKPDGTIFTQTLEYSYDTLAARMRELSYLNKGITITLTDKREQDDKGEYLSETFHSQEGLKEFVKFLDGNREPIIAHVISMESDKGEVPVEVALIYNTSYSENIFSYVNNINTHEGGTHLSGFRRGLTNTLKKYADNSGLLEKLKFEISGDDFREGLTAIISVKVQEPQFEGQTKTKLGNREVVAPVSQAVSEMLENYLEENPNDARTIVQKVILAAQARHAAKKAREMVQRKTVMGGGGLPGKLSDCSEQDPAKCEVFLVEGDSAGGTAKQGRDRAFQAILPLRGKILNVEKAMHHKVFENEEIRNIFTALGVTIGTAEDSKALNLEKLRYHKVVIMCDADVDGSHISTLILTFFFRFMKELIENGHVYIATPPLYLVKKGNKKEYAWTENQRDLITERLGGGTAIQRYKGLGEMNAEQLWETTLNPEYRTLRQVNIDSLAEADRIFSMLMGDEVPPRREFIEKNAVYAKIDA is encoded by the coding sequence ATGAGCGAAGAAGCAAAGAAAAACAATTATTCGGCAGACAGTATCCAGGCATTAGAGGGTATGGAGCACGTAAGGATGCGTCCGTCCATGTACATAGGCGATGTGGGTACACGCGGTCTTCACCACCTTGTTTATGAAGTTGTAGATAACTCGATAGATGAGGCGCTTGCCGGGCATTGTGATACTATATCTGTTGCCATTAACGAAGATAATTCTGTTACCGTAGAAGATAACGGCCGTGGTATACCGGTCGACATGCATAAAAAAGAAGGTGTTAGTGCCCTTGAGGTGGTAATGACCAAAATTGGTGCCGGTGGTAAGTTCGATAAAGATTCTTACAAAGTTTCCGGTGGCCTTCATGGTGTTGGTGTTTCTGTTGTAAACGCGCTTTCTGATAACCTGCGTGCTACTGTTTTCCGTGAAGGAAAAGTTTATGAGCAGGAATATGAGAAGGGTAAAGCCATGTATCCTGTAAAACAAGTAGGCGAATCTGACAAAAGGGGTACTACGGTAACCTTTAAACCGGATGGCACTATTTTTACACAAACCCTGGAGTATTCTTATGATACGCTTGCTGCACGTATGAGGGAGCTTTCGTACCTAAACAAAGGTATTACCATAACGCTTACCGATAAAAGGGAACAGGACGATAAGGGTGAGTACCTGTCTGAAACTTTCCATTCTCAGGAAGGCCTTAAGGAGTTTGTTAAATTTCTTGATGGTAACCGCGAGCCTATTATTGCCCATGTTATAAGCATGGAGAGCGATAAAGGCGAAGTGCCGGTAGAGGTTGCGCTTATTTACAATACCAGCTACAGCGAGAACATCTTTTCGTATGTAAATAATATTAACACACACGAGGGCGGTACGCACCTTTCGGGTTTCCGCAGGGGGCTTACAAATACCCTAAAAAAATATGCCGATAACTCAGGCCTGCTTGAAAAGCTTAAGTTTGAAATTAGTGGCGATGACTTCCGTGAGGGGCTTACCGCTATTATATCGGTAAAAGTACAGGAGCCACAGTTTGAAGGCCAGACTAAAACCAAGCTGGGTAACCGCGAGGTTGTAGCACCGGTAAGCCAGGCAGTGAGCGAAATGCTTGAAAACTACCTTGAAGAAAACCCTAATGATGCCCGTACCATTGTACAAAAGGTTATACTTGCGGCACAGGCGCGCCATGCGGCTAAAAAAGCCCGCGAAATGGTGCAGCGCAAAACCGTAATGGGTGGCGGCGGACTTCCGGGTAAGCTTTCTGACTGTTCTGAGCAGGATCCTGCAAAATGCGAAGTATTTCTTGTAGAGGGCGACTCGGCAGGTGGTACTGCAAAACAGGGCCGCGACAGGGCATTTCAGGCGATACTTCCGCTGAGGGGTAAAATCCTTAACGTAGAAAAAGCCATGCACCACAAGGTTTTTGAGAACGAAGAGATTCGTAATATATTTACAGCACTGGGTGTAACCATAGGTACCGCAGAAGACAGTAAGGCACTGAACCTTGAAAAACTACGCTACCATAAAGTTGTTATTATGTGTGATGCCGACGTAGACGGTAGCCACATCTCAACGCTTATATTAACGTTCTTCTTCCGCTTTATGAAAGAGCTGATAGAAAACGGACACGTATATATTGCTACTCCGCCACTTTACCTTGTTAAGAAAGGTAATAAAAAGGAGTATGCCTGGACAGAAAACCAGCGCGACCTGATTACAGAAAGGCTTGGCGGTGGTACTGCTATACAGCGTTATAAAGGTCTTGGAGAGATGAACGCCGAGCAACTTTGGGAAACCACTCTTAACCCGGAATACCGCACACTGCGCCAGGTTAATATAGATAGCCTTGCTGAGGCCGACAGGATATTCTCAATGCTTATGGGTGATGAGGTTCCGCCAAGGAGAGAATTTATAGAGAAAAATGCCGTATACGCAAAAATTGATGCGTAA
- a CDS encoding GreA/GreB family elongation factor, which translates to MDLKHKVLNYYKQQVDDKLDAFRDMVAELTDGAANDAKGSAGDKHETALSMMHLEQEKLNHKIAEFLEQKGILDKINPDTGTDRVVLGSLVKANAFHLFVSAALPKITVEGISIIALSPQSPLGGIMLGKAVGDTFEVNGTTYTIYDIS; encoded by the coding sequence ATGGATTTAAAACATAAAGTACTCAATTACTACAAACAGCAGGTAGACGATAAGCTTGATGCCTTTCGGGATATGGTTGCTGAACTAACAGATGGCGCAGCTAATGATGCCAAAGGGTCTGCCGGCGACAAGCACGAAACAGCGTTATCAATGATGCACCTTGAGCAGGAAAAACTAAACCATAAGATTGCCGAGTTTCTGGAGCAAAAAGGCATCCTCGATAAAATTAACCCTGATACCGGTACCGACAGGGTAGTGCTGGGCAGTCTCGTAAAGGCAAACGCCTTTCACTTGTTTGTAAGCGCTGCACTACCTAAAATAACGGTAGAGGGTATAAGTATCATTGCACTTTCGCCACAGTCGCCACTGGGGGGTATAATGCTGGGCAAAGCTGTAGGAGATACTTTCGAGGTGAATGGTACTACCTACACAATTTACGATATATCGTAA
- the asnB gene encoding asparagine synthase B yields MCGILAIIGKGKDEALVKQLSKRMSHRGPDESDLHVTEKGHILSHERLSIIDLNTGKQPIQGSAAAWMVHNGEIYNHRQLRETVLKSHTFRTTSDSEVIVHLYEEFGYDFCHMLDGIFGFVVIDGDDFIAGRDPLGVKPLYYGIDERGRMYFSSEMKSITDQCQSFSTFPPGHYYTPKTGFVKYYKPEWEDAAKAVEAVDYAAIRETLTQAVEKRLMSDVPIGVLLSGGLDSSLTSSIAARLMAGGSKKLHSFSIGLDAMAPDAVAARKVAEFLGTEHHEIHFTIEQGIEILDKLIWHLETYDVTSIRASTPMYFLSNAITDMGIKVVLSGEGADEIFGGYLYFRNAPSAEDFQKETIERVQKLFTADLLRADKSTMAHGLEARVPFLDKKFLELAIKIKPEQKQPKTYNNIEKYILRKAFDTPEQPYLPDEVLWRQKEQFSDGVGYNWIDTLIEYCSSQVTDEELESAASLFPYNTPATKEAYFYRRAFHKHFPQVSAAQTVRKWIPKWQANTDPSGRANAAHVNADTAIAQAKV; encoded by the coding sequence ATGTGCGGAATATTAGCAATTATAGGAAAAGGAAAAGACGAAGCATTAGTAAAACAATTATCTAAAAGGATGTCGCACCGCGGGCCGGATGAAAGCGATTTGCATGTAACAGAAAAAGGCCACATCCTGAGCCATGAGCGTTTATCTATCATCGACCTTAATACCGGCAAGCAGCCTATTCAGGGTTCTGCGGCTGCGTGGATGGTGCACAATGGTGAGATATACAACCATAGGCAGCTTCGCGAAACCGTTCTTAAAAGCCACACGTTCCGCACTACGTCAGACTCTGAAGTTATTGTACACCTGTATGAAGAGTTTGGTTATGACTTTTGCCATATGCTCGATGGTATTTTTGGGTTTGTAGTAATTGATGGCGACGATTTTATTGCCGGCCGCGACCCGCTGGGCGTTAAGCCATTATATTATGGCATAGATGAAAGGGGCAGGATGTATTTTTCGAGCGAAATGAAGTCGATTACAGACCAGTGCCAGTCGTTCTCTACATTCCCTCCGGGGCACTACTACACGCCTAAAACTGGATTTGTAAAATACTACAAGCCGGAATGGGAAGATGCCGCTAAAGCAGTAGAAGCGGTAGACTACGCTGCCATTCGCGAAACGCTTACCCAGGCGGTAGAAAAAAGGCTGATGAGCGATGTGCCTATCGGGGTGCTGCTATCTGGCGGACTTGATTCTTCGCTTACATCATCTATCGCTGCAAGGCTTATGGCAGGTGGCAGCAAGAAACTGCACTCGTTCTCTATTGGTCTTGATGCTATGGCTCCTGATGCTGTTGCAGCACGCAAAGTAGCTGAATTTTTAGGAACAGAGCACCACGAAATACACTTTACCATAGAGCAGGGCATCGAGATACTGGATAAGCTTATCTGGCATTTAGAAACGTATGACGTTACATCTATCCGTGCCAGTACACCTATGTACTTTTTAAGCAACGCAATTACCGATATGGGCATTAAAGTTGTATTGAGTGGCGAAGGTGCCGATGAGATATTTGGTGGTTACCTGTATTTCCGCAACGCACCATCTGCAGAAGATTTCCAAAAGGAAACCATTGAGAGGGTTCAGAAACTTTTCACTGCAGATTTACTAAGGGCAGATAAAAGCACTATGGCACACGGCCTTGAGGCTCGCGTACCATTTCTTGATAAAAAGTTTCTGGAGCTGGCTATTAAAATCAAGCCGGAACAAAAGCAGCCTAAAACATATAACAATATAGAAAAATACATATTGCGCAAAGCCTTTGATACCCCGGAGCAACCGTATCTTCCGGATGAGGTGCTTTGGAGGCAAAAAGAACAGTTTAGCGACGGGGTGGGGTACAACTGGATAGATACCCTGATAGAGTACTGCTCATCTCAGGTTACAGATGAAGAACTGGAAAGTGCAGCGTCTCTTTTTCCTTACAACACTCCGGCTACTAAAGAAGCCTATTTTTACAGAAGGGCGTTCCATAAGCATTTTCCGCAGGTAAGCGCTGCGCAAACCGTAAGGAAATGGATACCAAAATGGCAGGCAAATACCGATCCGAGCGGGCGTGCCAATGCTGCCCACGTTAATGCCGACACGGCTATAGCCCAGGCAAAAGTATAA
- a CDS encoding malate dehydrogenase — MKVTIVGAGNVGATCADVISYRGIASEVVLLDIKEGFAEGKAMDIMQCAPNTGFNTKVVGVTGDYSRTANSNVVVITSGVPRKPGMTREELIGINAGIVKGVAENVLKYSPDAIIVVVSNPMDTMTYLTLKATGLPKNRIIGMGGALDSSRFKYYLSKALDKPINDIQGMVIGGHGDTTMIPLTRLASYNGGPVSNFLSADVLDKVAADTMVGGATLTGLLGTSAWYAPGASVAYLVDSIVNDQKKIIACSVYLEGEYGQNDICIGVPCIIGANGWEEIIDIQLNDEEKAKFAKSADAVRNMNADLQQVL, encoded by the coding sequence ATGAAAGTAACAATTGTTGGTGCAGGCAATGTAGGAGCTACCTGTGCAGATGTAATTTCTTATAGGGGAATTGCAAGTGAAGTAGTGCTTCTTGATATAAAAGAAGGTTTTGCAGAAGGCAAAGCCATGGATATTATGCAATGTGCCCCTAATACGGGTTTTAATACAAAAGTGGTAGGTGTTACCGGCGACTATAGCCGTACTGCAAACAGTAATGTGGTGGTTATAACCAGCGGTGTGCCGCGTAAGCCGGGCATGACACGCGAAGAGCTTATAGGGATAAATGCAGGTATTGTAAAAGGTGTTGCAGAGAATGTGCTTAAATACTCTCCTGATGCTATAATTGTGGTAGTGTCTAACCCTATGGATACCATGACATACCTTACTCTTAAGGCTACCGGGCTGCCAAAGAACCGAATTATAGGTATGGGCGGCGCGCTTGATAGTTCTCGTTTTAAATATTACCTTTCTAAAGCGCTTGATAAGCCTATTAATGACATACAGGGTATGGTAATAGGCGGGCATGGTGATACTACTATGATACCGCTCACACGCCTTGCTTCTTATAACGGTGGGCCGGTGTCAAACTTTTTAAGTGCAGATGTGCTTGATAAAGTTGCCGCAGATACTATGGTGGGCGGTGCTACGCTTACCGGTTTGTTAGGAACATCGGCATGGTATGCCCCTGGAGCTTCTGTAGCATATCTTGTAGATAGTATTGTAAATGATCAAAAGAAAATAATAGCCTGCTCTGTTTACCTTGAAGGGGAGTATGGGCAAAATGATATATGTATAGGTGTGCCGTGCATTATAGGTGCTAATGGATGGGAAGAAATTATAGACATACAACTTAACGATGAAGAAAAGGCAAAATTTGCCAAAAGTGCCGATGCGGTGCGTAATATGAACGCCGACCTGCAGCAGGTACTCTAA
- a CDS encoding TonB-dependent receptor translates to MKTTYKIALLIAFAGIQQAVAQKKDENIGTEVVNVVKPYTPTISDAFKVKETPVIEEEQDTKKEEIKYNIFSYPVASTFSPAKGKAATVDKEAREKYFANYATLGLGNYGTVNAEVFVTHNLDDTQYVGALLKHLSSQGGIKDVKLDDFYSTTGLDLTYGNRQKEYTWSTDLGYQRQAYNWYGMDYPSFDESVLAGIDEKQTYNTLYVGGKFSTRDSFFHEVEAQYKRFWDGFDSAENRFFITPSFDVDISDTKVKVGVVADYVGGDFNRNYFTTDALSYSNFNLGIQPSIVFQGKEASVQFGAGLFYSMGKQNNNSDNKLYIYPQIKASYKLVADLMVAYAGAEGTLKQNSYADFVSQNPFVSPTLGVTPTSQQYDIYVGLKGKLASAVSYNLRGSYMAEDDKAFFAANNMEGIATDATERQGYQYGNSFGTVYDNLKTISFFGELKADFSNTVRFGINGTYFNYSTDQSEAWNLPSIKVGANLDVDITEKWFAGTNIFFTGDRKDRIFTVNPVDQAFYDQQIVTLKSYFDVNANVGYHYNERLTAFAKFNNITGQNYQKWLYYPVQGFQFMLGATYKFNF, encoded by the coding sequence ATGAAGACAACATATAAGATAGCCCTGTTAATAGCATTTGCCGGCATACAGCAGGCAGTTGCCCAAAAGAAAGACGAAAACATAGGTACTGAGGTGGTAAACGTGGTAAAACCATATACGCCAACGATATCTGATGCTTTTAAAGTAAAAGAAACCCCGGTAATAGAGGAGGAACAGGATACAAAAAAAGAAGAGATAAAATATAACATCTTTTCCTATCCGGTGGCTTCTACGTTTTCTCCCGCTAAGGGAAAAGCCGCCACGGTAGATAAAGAAGCCCGCGAAAAATATTTTGCCAACTATGCTACACTTGGCCTTGGCAACTATGGTACGGTTAATGCCGAGGTGTTTGTTACCCATAACCTTGATGATACACAGTATGTGGGTGCTTTGCTAAAACACCTTTCATCTCAGGGAGGAATTAAAGACGTAAAACTGGATGACTTTTACAGTACTACCGGCCTTGACCTTACTTATGGCAATCGCCAAAAGGAGTACACCTGGAGTACTGACCTGGGCTACCAGCGCCAGGCGTATAACTGGTATGGGATGGATTACCCATCGTTTGACGAAAGTGTACTTGCGGGTATTGATGAAAAGCAAACGTATAATACGCTTTATGTAGGTGGAAAGTTCTCTACAAGAGATAGTTTTTTTCATGAAGTAGAGGCGCAGTACAAGCGTTTTTGGGATGGATTTGATTCGGCTGAGAACCGCTTTTTCATAACACCATCTTTTGATGTGGATATTTCTGATACTAAAGTAAAAGTAGGTGTTGTGGCAGATTATGTAGGCGGAGATTTTAACCGTAACTATTTTACTACAGATGCCTTAAGCTATAGCAACTTTAACCTGGGTATACAGCCTAGTATTGTGTTTCAGGGAAAAGAAGCATCGGTGCAGTTTGGTGCAGGTTTGTTCTACAGTATGGGCAAACAGAATAACAACAGCGATAACAAGCTCTACATCTATCCACAAATAAAGGCATCTTACAAACTGGTAGCCGACCTTATGGTGGCTTATGCCGGTGCAGAAGGTACACTGAAGCAAAACTCGTATGCTGATTTTGTAAGCCAAAACCCATTTGTATCGCCTACGCTGGGTGTAACTCCTACCAGCCAGCAATATGATATTTATGTTGGTTTAAAGGGCAAACTGGCAAGCGCGGTAAGTTATAACCTGCGTGGCTCTTACATGGCAGAAGATGACAAAGCATTTTTTGCGGCAAATAATATGGAAGGTATTGCAACAGATGCTACAGAGAGACAGGGGTACCAATATGGTAACTCATTTGGTACTGTTTACGACAACCTGAAAACAATAAGCTTCTTTGGTGAATTAAAGGCCGATTTTTCTAACACCGTGCGTTTTGGTATCAACGGTACATACTTTAATTACAGTACAGACCAGTCTGAAGCATGGAACCTTCCGTCTATAAAAGTAGGTGCTAACCTTGATGTAGATATTACCGAGAAATGGTTTGCAGGAACAAACATCTTCTTTACCGGCGACAGGAAAGACAGGATATTTACAGTAAATCCTGTAGACCAGGCATTTTACGACCAGCAAATTGTTACGCTTAAAAGTTACTTTGACGTAAATGCAAATGTAGGCTACCACTATAACGAACGCCTTACAGCTTTTGCTAAGTTCAATAACATAACGGGGCAGAACTACCAGAAATGGCTGTATTACCCGGTACAGGGTTTCCAGTTTATGCTTGGAGCAACGTATAAGTTTAATTTTTAA
- a CDS encoding DUF6588 family protein, with protein MRKAVLKITGVTSLLLCTGRLSAQTDVAQVAQQIGYLIDDALFFSDQYVTPATDAAIYQSASGWITSPKKTELWDVSFGLHTNVFFTPYRDRNFVIKNTDFSFFQLEQGTSASVPTALGDDSRVYLSGTLGGSPLRLRSPEGMNMNTVAYPYLQASVGLPFGTELVLKYSTKVKLKKSDYQVYGIGLKYNFSQYIKSLEAQKIHLAVLAGYGKEDVSFNFLNVKTDYGTLGINTINGTVDTWQFQLSASQEFGDLEFMGSFIASVSDVKYKVKGETGTIEQIIPLQKILNKRLEEIYKTRTNYIGEMSCKYNIDNFDVQTIVAFGKFVNTNVSLTYSFK; from the coding sequence ATGCGTAAGGCAGTTTTAAAAATAACGGGTGTCACGAGCCTGCTGCTATGTACGGGCAGGCTTAGTGCACAAACGGATGTTGCCCAGGTGGCACAACAAATAGGGTATCTCATTGACGATGCTCTATTTTTTTCTGACCAATATGTAACGCCTGCTACAGATGCGGCTATTTACCAGTCAGCTTCCGGGTGGATTACTTCGCCTAAAAAAACAGAGCTTTGGGATGTGTCTTTCGGGTTGCATACCAATGTTTTTTTTACGCCGTACCGCGACCGTAATTTTGTTATCAAAAATACCGATTTTAGTTTTTTTCAGCTTGAGCAGGGTACATCTGCCTCAGTGCCTACTGCTCTTGGCGATGACAGCCGTGTTTATCTTAGCGGTACTCTTGGAGGCAGTCCTTTAAGGTTGAGGAGCCCTGAGGGGATGAATATGAATACTGTTGCCTATCCTTATCTTCAGGCTTCGGTGGGCTTGCCCTTCGGTACAGAGCTGGTGCTTAAGTATTCTACTAAAGTAAAACTTAAAAAAAGCGATTACCAGGTGTATGGTATTGGCCTTAAATATAACTTTAGCCAGTATATTAAAAGCCTTGAAGCCCAAAAAATACACCTTGCGGTACTTGCCGGTTATGGTAAAGAAGATGTTTCATTCAACTTTCTTAATGTAAAGACAGATTATGGTACGCTGGGCATAAATACCATAAATGGTACGGTAGATACCTGGCAGTTTCAGTTAAGCGCCTCACAGGAATTTGGTGATCTTGAATTTATGGGTAGTTTTATTGCCAGTGTAAGCGATGTAAAATATAAAGTTAAGGGCGAAACGGGTACCATAGAGCAGATAATCCCGCTACAAAAAATACTCAACAAAAGACTTGAGGAAATATATAAAACACGTACCAATTATATAGGAGAAATGTCCTGTAAGTATAATATTGATAATTTTGACGTACAAACTATCGTTGCTTTTGGGAAATTTGTAAATACTAATGTATCTTTAACGTATTCATTTAAGTAA